One Nicotiana tomentosiformis chromosome 1, ASM39032v3, whole genome shotgun sequence genomic window, ttgtaaagtcTGAATTACTttattgatttcctagataaggtatgttattttctttaaatttaccCTAATTTTGGTCTGATttggaatcaaattgtatctcgtctcgaatttttccgtctgtcgtggtcaaagtacccaaaattatttgaccagatccggtacagatcccatacccacacccatactagtgtcgaGTCGACACGGATGCGGCACCTAAACTGCTGTGTCGGAGCAAATTAGCTCTCATCCAAAGTCTTCATTGCATCTACAcagtggcggacccaggattttgtgCAAGCGAGTTCAATCTTAGAATTATATaaatttagtcgtaaaatagtagttgtcaagtgggttcaaataaaatatttatgcaaaatttacacagttttaatcctaatttatacatatacacagtattatttttttgtgaagcgggttcagttgaacccgctagcCACCACTTGGGTCCGCCACTGCATCTACACCATGCTTTACTGTATGAAATTGATGTATCTACTGAACAAGAACCAACCTAAGGCTTAGAATTACTCTACTTctcctttatttttatttttattttccgaCAAGGTAAGTTGTTTCATTGaatggcatcaagaagatgccgTGATAACAAAAATAAACCTTAAGAGAGGGGAGCGGAGATGGTGTAATGAAACCATGCTAGTACTTTTATGATGAGAAAAAATCTACATCACTGGAAACAATGTTAAATGAGaggaaacaaaaagaaaaaggtgACCTGCTTCTGTTTTACCCAATTATTAACCATCATTCCCAATTGATGAGATATCAAGCAGTATCTACCAGTTTAAGTGGCACTTTCTGATttcattctcaaattaaattgaCAAGGATCGAAAGCAAAAGGAAAAAAGAGGGAGATTGAGCTCGCCATGGTTTACTCTGCTACTCTAAACAACCTAATACTTAAGGACAAATTAAAGTGATGCACTTCATCTCAAGCAACAGCAATGATTTGTACAAGATACAATAACTCGCATTCATAGGTTCTGCACAAATAATTGGATAAAAATCCTTTAACTATCCGGGTTTGACTTGTGGTCACATGAAATGAATTGAAATCATTCTCAAAATGAACTGAGTGTACTCCCTTTACCTTATATGGTTGGCAATTAGTACCGGATCAAGGTCACAGCGAACATCTCTTAAATCGGGGGACCATTTGGCGGTTAAGATCCCAGTGACAATCACATCATCTGACGACATTAAAACATGGCAGTAAATAAAGGACAAGGAAGAAAATCTGTATCAAGCTTATCAttgaaaaagaggaagaaaagagAGAATTGTGTCTCATTAGGGTAGAAGATGAATTAACATAAAATAACACAGAACAACATTGCAAATGAGCAGACTGACATATAAACTACCTCCACTATGAAAAGCAACCTATTACTGCTTCAAATTCAAAACATATCTTAACTTTGACCTTGATTACTCAAATAAATGCTTCGAAATTTTCAATTCCAAAATTTGTAGCGAATAGGGTGCTTTacatcaaaaaaaaaattctataaCATGTGAATGATAAATGTCCTAAATGAGACAAAACAATGATCTTTTGAACCATGTAGGATGGAGGGGCTTAAATCTTTGTGGCGTCAGAGCATAAGATGTTTTAGCATATTCTGTAGTACAAGCATCAAGGGACAGCTAATCAGCCCACACACCTTTATTGAACTGCAAACAAGCTAGTTTTAAGAAAATAGTACCTCCAGCTTTAACCATGTCAACAAGATCATCCTTCAGAATGACAGGAATGGAGCGAGGAATAGCCCCAACACCCAATACCTGAGTACTTTCTTGGATTTTAAGCTCCTGATAATCATGACAGATCTTATTGTCTTCTACAAGCTGAAAACTTGTGCTTTCACAAAACTTAGGCCTCTGTAAAAGAACTTTAAGAGATTATTGATTTTCTTACAAGCAGCTGGTTTTAGAAAATGCTAAACCAAACTGGATGAAGGTTATTGCAAAACCAACATGGAGAATGGGAGGGAATGAGGGTAGAAAAGGAGAGAATAGAAATTCGAGATTGAATAATGAAGTAAAACAACACAGCATATATAATCTATGAGGCAGTTTGGATTTTACTGTTACCAGCATGGTTATCAGAGGCGAAAAGTATAAATAAGCACCAAGTATCTGGTGGGGCTTTAAACAGAAAGCACAGTTAAGTGCACACTTTAGTAAAGGTAAAGGAAAGATAACATAGTCATATTTATTATGTCGCCTCAATTTCAGACATTGTGTGAAAATGATCCAATATCTCAAATATAGGAGGATACAATACAAAACATTTCACTCGTCCCAAGTTTGGTATCTATTTCAGTTTTTTACTATTCCAGTTCTTTTCCATAAACTCAATTTATGGACGTATTCAGCTTCTAATGCTTAACTTTCTTGTAACTCTCACACTTATGTGACAATTAAAGGAAACCTGATTATACAAAAATTAGTATAGTGCAGCTTATGTTAATATCTCCTCATGTTGCACTCGAAAATTTATTCTTTTTTTAGAGGCCAGTCCgctgcactaagctcccgctatgcgcaagGTCCGGCAAAGGGCAGGACTAGCTTCCTTCATCTACGGTGCACTAAACTCCCACTATGCGCAAAGTCCGGCAAAGGGCAGGACCAGCTTAGTTCACCTACACTAATCCACTGGGTGttctgctatagcccacacattacACTCCAAAATTTCATACTTGGCCAAATCTGTTGCTAGTTATCAAGTTTCTCAAAATAAAATGTGGTACAAATTCATATCTAACCAAAAAGAGCTTCTCTTGTCGGGACAAATTGCTTACAAAACTACCCATACCAATCTACTTCTAGTTGAATACTTTGTAACAAACAAAAGTctctatcaaatcaattggcatggTTGAACATGTAAAGTTCCTAAATTCAGTGGGACAGATCTAGAACTGTTAAAGTAGGAAGCATGTTTCGTTCATAAGAATTCAGTATGACTGTCCTTTTTAATTATAAGGTAAAGTATTAATTGAACAGTACCAAGAAGGTACCAAAAAGTTTACGAAGGATCAGGATTCTAACAAAAACTACACAGTAACAGAGTCCAGCAAATTCGTGAAATCGGAAAAGCTAATTACAGAATCTCCTCTAAGCCAACAAAATAATCTCTGTAAACATCTAGAAAGAATTCAATATGCCTGTTATTTGGTCTTAATAGGGAAAAAATGTAATTCTTTTCCACTCTAAAATAGTTTGAAATGCTTTGCGGTATTGCTTACTTACATTTAAGTATgttataaaaaaattaatatttgtgattttcttaaccagaaaacataaaaaagaaaaacaacccACCCATTGTATTATTGTTAATAAGCTGCCAGAAAAAGGTATTCAAGTGCAATCTCATTGCATCATTTGGAACAATGCCACAAAGCAACATCCATTTCTTTCAAAGCTAAAAGTAACTAGAAAATCCAAAAGAAGAATCTAGTTGGAATTCACATAGACCCTACTCTTATGAGATAAGGCTTAGAGGAAATGTGAATGTATACTGATGTATAGCAAAAGCAAAAGAAGATTAAAAAGAGCTTTTCTTCCACGCGTAATCAAATGGAGATAAACAAAATATATTAGCAAATTCAAAGCATTGCGTGTTTGTCCACGCAAAAAAAAAATAAGGATAGTTGGGAACAGACCTGTGAGGGACAAAAAATTGGTTTTGGAATTGAATTCCTAGTTTCCACCTCCGGATAAACCTTGAACCTACATAAACTTTCCTTCTTAGCCAATAATTATCTGTTTGGGGTAGATTAGCATATGGTAAAACCTTGACCGTGTAATCTTTCCATAAGACTAAATTGATTTTTTTGGTACGACCAGTTAAAAGGAAAGCAGAAAAAAATGTGTGGACGTTTTGACCTCAGAGTGATAAAGAGTTGTCTAAGAACATTATGTTATAAACAAGCTAAATCGCCTTTCTAACAAATTTTTTTCAGGCATCAGAGAAATGCAAGCCCCAATGTGAGATGTAGAAGTCTGTTTTTGACATAAGCATATCCTCTGAGAAGCCAAATTCTGGCAAATTGGAGGTTTTAGCCTAATTTATAAATCTGTTCGAAAGTTAGTTATGTTAAGCAATATCTTACACAACCCACTTAGCCTATATAGAAATGGAAGCATCTTTACCTATTATAGTAACCAAACACATCCTACGTGATTATAGAAGTCAGAACAAAACGGAAGTTTAGCCAACAGAATTAGTCTACTGGAGCAATATACAGACTCTACCAATCGAATTAAGCATGTCTGCACTGAGTTCGGTCCCATAAAGGATTAATTAAAGCTGAGCTCAAATTTTTAAGGATGCTAAGCGCCCACAAAGTCTTACAAGGGAATCATCCATGTTCAATTACAATTACCAAATATATCTTTAATAAAAGATGAAACATGGAGATCCGTTGCTAATTTGTAATTGCTCATTCTGTTGTTATCCCTTGTTGAGGAATATACCAACCCCATGCCACTTATTTGGCGACCCAATATTGTTGAAAAACCAGATGAGCATCCTTAGTTACTTGGTATCAGGTGCAACAATTTGTTTTGTTAGTTAGAGATGTCACTAACAAAGAAGTAAAAATAATTTGTCTAAATAAGATTAAGGTTGAGGAACAGTTGTGGTAAGTGAAAACTACGGCAATCCGATTCTAGTAGAAAAGTTTTCTGGCAAATTGGAATTATAATTGCAAAGATAAGACGTTTTTCAGTTGAATCCTGACATACTAATTTCCATATGAGACAAAGTTGAACCAATTACTTTGATTAGTTTGTATTAGACTTGATAAAATAAATCAATGATTCCATTAATGCTTTGTGAAAATATCTCCATGATTTTCAACCTAGTTGGAAGAATTGAAACTAGCAGAATGACTAGGTGAGAGGCACACAAGAACAACCTGTGCTTACATCGCCGACACTCATATATCCTCTCCCCTTCAATCATCTTCACTGCTCCAGACCTGATTATAGTCCCTTTGATAGTAAGAAGCATTCCACGATGCTTCACCCTCACACGGCCAATGCTGGGAAATGTCTCTAAAACATTATAAAAAATGACTAAGTTTGATATTACAAGGTATACTTTTTTTGAGAATGTGATATTACAAGGTATACTTAAAACTGCAATGCACTGAAGCATTATTTAGCAAGGGTAGTGAAGGATTTATGACTTGGATATAGAAAAGAAATATGCACGGAATAGCTGAAAGCATACTAGTAATATGTGCTTTTTCTGATCGGAGCATGTGCATTTACATGTGAAACTTGTAAAAATTCTAGTATTAGGAACATAACCAatagagtttaacttttatacacTAATAGTATAAAATTTCTTTACACTATCATGTTGTTTGGAAGCCTATTACAGGTACTTGTGCAAAGTGAGGTCAAATGGTAATTAAGGCTAGTAACATGTCTTAACCAGTTAAAATCTCTACATGGTCAGTAAGATAATTTAAATCCTAAACAATAATGGGTTTAATTTATCTACACTGATGGTGTAGAAGATTTTTGATAGATACTATCAAGTTGTTCAAAACCCAACTAAAGTAATTGTCTATAGTAAGCATGGGGCAGTAATATGGAAAATAAGATATGTAACCTCCGTTGGATCAAGGATTTAAGCTTTAAGGGTTCGAGTTTGGGAAATTACCATAACTCTTTTAATTTACTGGATTCGCAACCAATTATTTGTACTTTTTTAGTGAATTTTTAAACACACATATGGATCCGAACAAAGCTACTAGCTCCGGATGAACCAATAAGTTGAACTGTAAATTCGCCGGGGTAACCTCTACAACCGGTTAAACTACACAAATAATATAGAAGAATCTTTAAAATATTCATACATATCGCTTAAATACAACAAAACTAATGCGAAAAGAAATAAAGGGATAAAAAAGGAACAAACCAGGGCATTCAAGAGGAGAACCACTGATATTGATACGGACATGTATGTTGTCCTTAAGGCTTGCGTTCTCACGTTGTTTAAGATCTGCCAAAATAACTTTCTACCCAAAGACAAAAAAAAACCACTGATTATGTAGATTACTAATCTAATTTAACAGAATTTTGAAAAAGAGGGTAAAGTAAGATACCTGAGCCCAGACGGCAGCTTCATCAAAAAGGGGTAAATATTCTGTGGGTTTAGCGAAAATGAACTGAGAAAGGGTTGGATTATCATCCATTATCTCTGCAAAACTGTttcacaaaaaataaaaatcgtGGGATTTCGTGGAGCCAAATGCGAAGGGTAGTGTAGTGCTGCTTACTCGACAAAGAGGGGATAGTGAAGTCGAGGATCAGGAGAGAGAATGATGGAACTCAGCTGCTCCGAGTGGTGCTTTAGCAAATACGCCGCCAGTTCTTTGCTGTAACCGTTTCCCTCCATCGGATTTTCCCACGTCGGAAAAGGCTTTTCGCTTTCACCGTCAGCGGCGCGTCTGGCGGGAATTGGGGACCAAGAATTTTGGGCGGGAAAATTTGGGGTGCACCGTGAACCGCAGGGTTAAGGGGAATGATATTTGGTCCGCGTTGAAAAGAAACGAAAAATAGATATTTGGTCCGCTGTTTATTTTGGGCATTAATTCGACCGATATGAGCTCGTATTCTTAAAAGGAAGAAGATTGCAATAAACtgaaatttgttataaatatattatattacggaggttcatttagtactccattaGAAATAAGCGTCCTGAATAAGTTTATTTTTTCGATACTCCATTATGAATAAATATTActcatggtagaagattatccatatctgacacaacagcttacaagcagcttacaagcagcctttcttctataaatagaggagaattcagttcattatgtacagaagtttgaagtttgaataatatatcagtttctctctatacttgtctttactttactatctttattttttaacacgttatcagcacgagactctgccatctcgagaaaatactttgaaagtatcagaggtacgaactttctttttctaaataatgtcaaatctttctaaatttgagtttgtagccccggatatatcgggcaaaagctacatgtcttgggtgcttaatgccgaaattcatcttgatgcgatgggtctggcacacaccatcaaaaataaaaatcaagcatcaaaccaagactgtgccaaagcaatgatattcctacgccatcaccttgatgagggcctgaaaatggaatatcttactgttaaagatccagtcatactgtggaataatttaaaagatagatatgaccacctgaagatggtcgttcttccacagacacgttatgattggactcatctaaggctacaagattttaaatctatcattggatataattgctatgttcataattatttttcaattgaaactatgtggtgataatattactaatcatgatatgggtttgttttatactaacaaagatagtgcagatcttgttggttatgcagatgcaggttatttatctgatccctataaagctagatctcaaaccggaTACGTTTTTACATGTGggggtactatcatatcatggcgctccacaaagcaatctattgttgctacttcttcaaattatgctgaaataatagctattcatgaagcaagtagggaatgcgtatggttgagatcaataattcattttattcgagaaaattgtggtttggaatgtgagaaaaaacccataattttatacgaatacaatgctgcatgcataacccaattgaagggaggatttataaaaggagatagaacgaaacacatttcaccaaaattattctacacacacgatcttcagaaaaatggtgacattgatgtgcaacaaatccgttcaagtgacaatccggcatatttattcactaaatctttaccaacttcaacttttgagaagatggtatacaagattggaatgcggagacttaaatatttgaaacaaggtttttatcagggggagtaaaatatgcgatgtactcttttttccttactaaggttttttcccacagggttttccttataaggtttttaatgaggcagctagcaatgcgtattactaaatatgtgtactctttttccttcactaggattttttcccacagggttttttccaagtaaggttttaatgaggcatatTATCTTCTAATgaatatccaagggggagtgttataaatatattatattatggatattcatttagtactccgttgtaaataagcttcctgaagaaacttatccatatgagactccaccgtaaatatgtttatctatttagtactccattggaaataagcctcctgaagaagcttatccttccggtactccgttatggataaatattacccatggtagaagattatctatatctggcacaacaacttagagtagcagcttacaagcaacttacacagcaacttacaagcagcttacacagcagcttgcagtcgtagcttacacagcagcttgcagtagcagcttacacaacaacttcctttcttctataaatagaggagaattcagtttattatgtacataagtttgaagtttgaataatatatcagttttctCTCTacacttgtctttactttactgtctttattttataacaaaattaAGTATCTCTCATTTCACTTTTACTCGTCAACAACTAACTTTACAAGTcctttaataaaataataattatagtATATTTTACCATATAAACCTAAATAATGATAAATAGTCTCAATAATTAACATAGTGTTCCAAGCATAATCATTgagaaatgagtaattaatgaaaAACGTAAAACAGGATAAAGAATTATTTTTCTGTTAATTTGCTAAAGTTAACaagcaaaataaaaatttatatttagcataatgaacaagtaaaagtgaacggagggagtaatgaTGAACttcaattttagaaaatattaaaCGATTAGATATCAGATTGAAATGAGTTCATGGAGCACAATAAATAGTGACAATTATATAGTCAAATCTAACTAATTTGGAATTAAGTATAGCTTACCTTGAAGGGGGTggtgtggtggtggtggtgggggggggggggggaggttatGGTGAGAAGAACACTTTCTTTTTGGTTTAACTTTTATCCACTAATGTTGCAAACAATTTTATTCATTCAGTATAATTAGTTTTATACCAACAAATTATCACCAGCTTTTCTAACAGATGATCATCGTGATATACTTTTTATACAAtcatgtaaatattattttatatggaTAAAACTTCAATTTTTGTTTTTAACCTTTTTACATCTAATCGAGAGTCAAAGAACTTTTCCACGAAAAATAAAAGGAAGCAGACATTGTCTCATTATATTTCCTAAAATGGAATGCTTAAAAGGGAGCGTTACAGCAACCGTGCGTGAGTCATTACAGAAACTGGAGTTTTCCAATAACAATGTTTCCAACTCTTTAAGAAGGTTTTCAAGTTGTGGCTTATGCTTTCTTGTATGGTAATTGGTAAAGGAGTGACTATGCTATACTACTTGTTACAACAAAAACAGATGCCAAAAGGATCTGCAACGCAGAAACCTGCCACTTGGAGAAAAGAATATTGAACAAACTTTACAACCAATATCCTGATTCTGGCACAAAATTGGTAGGCTGATCTCTGACAAAATTTGACATATATTATCTTCTTGGCCTTGAACTTTTCAAGCTCATTTCATAAACATCATCGTCACTGTCATAGTTTGTAGATTCTGAACCTGGCCTCTTTATCTTCTCAAATATTTCATCCAGGGAttcagttgaggaagcacgactGTGTCCTGCATCTTGAACTTGACGTAAAGGGACAAATCCATTTGATTCCATGTTAGACTTGAAGTTGCGAAAACCTGTTTTCATTGATCTCCAAGTTGAGGATAAGCTTCTAGAAGGTTGAACATGCATATCCATCATGGAGCTTTCGTCCCGTGAAGACAAGGGGCGGTCCCTGCTCTTCTCATTTGAACTTATGCTATTTTCTCTCTTCATCTGTCTTGCTCTTTTTGCCTTGTACTTTCCACTGATCCCCTCTTTGCTGTTCTCATGTTGTGCCTCTCCTTTTAGAGGTTTTGAATTGCTAACATTATCTTCTTCCCTCAGTCTTGTTGATGGTTTTGTTTCAGGAAGCTTTTACCAATATAAACCCAAAGTCACATGCAATACGGAAGAATAATCATTCACGGTGGATAATTCACATATGCACCGCAAAACTAATAAAAGCTTGCGCACTTAGAGCACATCATTATCTTGGAAAGAATAGCCAGACATAAACTACTTGTGAGAGTGTGGCGTCGTAgtcaatgaagtgggttgagaaccatgaggtcttaGATTCAAATTTCAATGGAGGCAAAAACATTAGGTGGTTTCATCCCACCTGACTGGACAGAGTTACCAAGTCCTTGTGCTAGCGGGAGGTAACAACTAGCATGTACCCCGTGAAATTAGTCGAGGTTTGCGCAAGCTGGCCCGAACACCACAGTTATAAAAAAACTGCTTCCATAATATTTCTCAAATGATTTGGCCAATCACAAATAGCTGTTGTCTAAAAGTACTTTTTCTGAAACTCTATTTGacaaaaagtatttttcaaattaagcAAATTTTGCAAGTTCAGGAAAACAGGATTTAAATGTGCCAAACCTGCCTTGCGATATAGTTCTCCTGTTTAGTATCATTTGCAAGGAAGGTGAAAATTGTAAAACAGTGGACGCCAAAGTGTAAAACACCAAGAAATTTATGTGAGAAATAAGACATctgtaaaattaatattttccAGATAACTGATGGAAAGAATATGTCATGTTCCGAGAATCACATACCATATTATTGCTGCCAGATTCAAGATCCAAGCTTGCATTTTGGAAATTCCTTGCCAATGGAACAACTAGCTCACCTACTTTATGTCCTTGTTCAAGCCAAGAACGTTCTGAGAAGTGAAATCAAAGTCATTTTGTGCATTACCTGGTTTTGCATAAAGTTTAAACTACTTGTCTTATATTGTCTTCTTTTAGACCTCCATTCTCCCAAAAAACAATACCCAAGCTACAAATTTATTTTGGCAGAACTCCAATAACATGTGTCACATAGGGATAAATGCCAAGACTAACCTTTTTGCAGAATAATGAGTCCTGAGGGGTCAAATCCATCCAAATCATCAGCCTCTTCACTcaggaatttgaaaattttccaGTTCCCAAAATAGCTAAGGACTCGATCAAAAAAGTTGCTCGCAATCAATAAGGTGTAGATGACCATAA contains:
- the LOC104115617 gene encoding uncharacterized protein isoform X4; its protein translation is MDYDTDAKTMATLRRQLKIAREKYYRYRSEYMNFVTQALELEDTIKNFEHRSGTGWKYISSFRPERGGRLGSTLDIIELIWRCVLAKQLQKFLAIVLGCISASILLAEATILPSGVDLSLFSILINATKKHEMLVQVAAFIPLMYMCLCTYYSLFKIGMLTFYSLTPRQTSSVSLLMICSMVARYAPPISYNFLNLIHLDNRAKTIFEKRMGNIDDAVPFFGRNFNKIYPLIMVIYTLLIASNFFDRVLSYFGNWKIFKFLSEEADDLDGFDPSGLIILQKERSWLEQGHKVGELVVPLARNFQNASLDLESGSNNMLPETKPSTRLREEDNVSNSKPLKGEAQHENSKEGISGKYKAKRARQMKRENSISSNEKSRDRPLSSRDESSMMDMHVQPSRSLSSTWRSMKTGFRNFKSNMESNGFVPLRQVQDAGHSRASSTESLDEIFEKIKRPGSESTNYDSDDDVYEMSLKSSRPRR